CCTTCCGTGCGGGGCGGGCCGTCAGAGGGCCTTCCACAAACTACCACCGGCCGTCCGGCTACTGTGGAAGGCGTGGCAGCGACAGCAGAGAACCTCGTGTGGATCGATTGTGAGATGACGGGACTGGACCCGGTGGCCGACGCCCTCGTGGAGATCGCGGTGCTGGTGACGGACCCCGAGCTCAACGTGCTCGGCCAGGGCGTGGACGTGGTCATCCGTCCCCCGCAGGAGGCGCTGGACCGGATGGTCCCGTTCGTGCGGGACATGCACACCACCTCCGGACTGCTGGAGAGGATCCCCGGCGGCGTCACGCTCGCCGAGGCCTCCGAGGCCTGCATGGCGTACATCACCGAGCACTGCCCCGAGCCGGGCAGGGCGGTGCTGGCCGGCAACTCGGTGGGACAGGACAAGCTGTTCCTCACCCGCGACCTGCCGGCGATCACCGACCACCTGCACTACCGCATCGTGGACGTCTCCACGATCAAGGAGCTGGCCCGGCGCTGGTACCCCCGGGCCTACTTCCAGGCCCCGGCCAAGACGGGCGGGCACCGGGCGCTCGGGGACATCGTGGACTCCATCGACGAGCTGCGCTACTACCGCCGGGCGGTCATGGTCCCGGCCCCCGGGCCGGACTCGAGGACGGCCCAGGCGATCGCCGCCTCCCTCGGGACGGCGGCCCCCACGGCACCGTGACCGGCGTCACGCCGGGCACCGCCCTCGGCATCGCGATCGGCCCGGTTCGGGATCCGGCCCGGATGTGTGTATGATGGAACGCGCTGTCACGGTCGGGATCCCCGGCCGAGCATGGTGGGTATAGCTCAGCTGGTAGAGCGTCTGGTTGTGGTCCAGAAGGTCGCGGGTTCAAGCCCCGTTACTCACCCCACGGCACCGGCCCGGTGCGGAGGTCTCCTCCGCGCCGGGCCGTTGCGCTTCCCCCCTCCCGCGCGTCCGCCGCGCCCCACGCGGGGGATCCGTCACGACGGCGGCCTGCTCCCCCGGCGGCACGGCCCCGCGACCGCCCCGGCCGTCCCCTCGGCGGTCCCCTCCGGAGCCGGTGTACCCCGGATCACCGGCCGACGTGAGGGGATTCACGGCCCCCCGACGCCGACCGGCCATGGACCTCCTCCCGGCCGCGGTCCA
This genomic window from Citricoccus sp. SGAir0253 contains:
- the orn gene encoding oligoribonuclease; translated protein: MAATAENLVWIDCEMTGLDPVADALVEIAVLVTDPELNVLGQGVDVVIRPPQEALDRMVPFVRDMHTTSGLLERIPGGVTLAEASEACMAYITEHCPEPGRAVLAGNSVGQDKLFLTRDLPAITDHLHYRIVDVSTIKELARRWYPRAYFQAPAKTGGHRALGDIVDSIDELRYYRRAVMVPAPGPDSRTAQAIAASLGTAAPTAP